A genomic window from Heptranchias perlo isolate sHepPer1 chromosome 20, sHepPer1.hap1, whole genome shotgun sequence includes:
- the LOC137336024 gene encoding GATA zinc finger domain-containing protein 14-like, with translation MSSKKGINNSRNINYNSNIDSNSNNGINGINSYSYRNNSISKSNNSINSNNSINSSNNRVNSNNRVNSKNSISSNNCINSNNSVNSNNSINSNNSINSNSSISSNNRFSSNNSINSNNRVNSNNRINSNNSINSNNSINSNSSISSNNRFSSNNSINSNNRVNSNNRINSNNSVNSNNSINSNNSINSNSSISSNNRFSSNNSINSNNRVNSNNRINSNNSINSNNSINSNNSINSNNSSSSSNNRVNSNNRVNSKNSISSNNCINSNNSVNSNNSINSNNSINSNSSISSNNRFSSNNSINSNNRVNSNNRINSNNSINSNNSINSNSSISSNNRFSSNNSINSNNRVNSNNRINSNNSVNSNNSINSNNSINSNSSISSNNRFSSNNSINSNNRVNSNNRINSNNSINSNNRINSNNSINSNNSINSNSSISSNNRFSSNNSINSNNRINSNNSISSNNRINSNNSINSNNRVNSNNRIISSNNSISSNNSISSNNNINSNNCISSNNRISSNNSINSNNSINSNNRINSNNSISSNNRISSNNSISSNNSINSNNRINSNNSINSNNRINSNNSISSNNRISSNNSISSNNSNSSNNRINSNNSISSNNSISRVGRR, from the coding sequence ATGAGCAGCAAAAAGGGCATAAACAACAGTAGGAACATCAACTACAACAGCAACATCGATAGCAATAGCAACAATGGCATCAATGGAATCAACAGCTACAGCTACAGAAACAACAGCATCAGCAAAAGCAACAAtagcatcaacagcaacaatagcaTCAACAGCAGCAACAATAGAGTCAACAGCAACAATAGAGTCAACAGCAAGAATAGCATCAGCAGCAACAATtgcatcaacagcaacaatagcgtcaacagcaacaatagcatcaacagcaacaatagcaTCAACAGCAACAGTAGCATCAGCAGCAACAATAGATTCAGCAGCAACAAtagcatcaacagcaacaatagagtcaacagcaacaatagaatcaacagcaacaatagcatcaacagcaacaatagcaTCAACAGCAACAGTAGCATCAGCAGCAACAATAGATTCAGCAGCAACAAtagcatcaacagcaacaatagagtcaacagcaacaatagaatcaacagcaacaatagcgtcaacagcaacaatagcatcaacagcaacaatagcaTCAACAGCAACAGTAGCATCAGCAGCAACAATAGATTCAGCAGCAACAAtagcatcaacagcaacaatagagtcaacagcaacaatagaatcaacagcaacaatagcatcaacagcaacaatagcatcaacagcaacaatagcatcaacagcaacaatagcagcagcagcagcaacaatagAGTCAACAGCAACAATAGAGTCAACAGCAAGAATAGCATCAGCAGCAACAATtgcatcaacagcaacaatagcgtcaacagcaacaatagcatcaacagcaacaatagcaTCAACAGCAACAGTAGCATCAGCAGCAACAATAGATTCAGCAGCAACAAtagcatcaacagcaacaatagagtcaacagcaacaatagaatcaacagcaacaatagcatcaacagcaacaatagcaTCAACAGCAACAGTAGCATCAGCAGCAACAATAGATTCAGCAGCAACAAtagcatcaacagcaacaatagagtcaacagcaacaatagaatcaacagcaacaatagcgtcaacagcaacaatagcatcaacagcaacaatagcaTCAACAGCAACAGTAGCATCAGCAGCAACAATAGATTCAGCAGCAACAAtagcatcaacagcaacaatagagtcaacagcaacaatagaatcaacagcaacaatagcatcaacagcaacaatagaatcaacagcaacaatagcatcaacagcaacaatagcaTCAACAGCAACAGTAGCATCAGCAGCAACAATAGATTCAGCAGCAACAAtagcatcaacagcaacaatagaatcaacagcaacaatagcaTCAGCAGCAACAATcgcatcaacagcaacaatagcatcaacagcaacaatagagtcaacagcaacaatagaatcatcagcagcaacaataGCATCAGCAGCAACAATAGCATCAGCAGCAACAAtaacatcaacagcaacaattgCATCAGCAGCAACAATAGAATCAGCAGCAACAAtagcatcaacagcaacaatagcatcaacagcaacaatagaatcaacagcaacaatagcaTCAGCAGCAACAATAGAATCAGCAGCAACAATAGCATCAGCAGCAACAAtagcatcaacagcaacaatagaatcaacagcaacaatagcatcaacagcaacaatagaatcaacagcaacaatagcaTCAGCAGCAACAATAGAATCAGCAGCAACAATAGCATCAGCAGCAACAATAGCAACAGCAGCAATAATagaatcaacagcaacaatagcaTCAGCAGCAATAATAGCATCAGCAGAGTTGGGCGGAGATGA